DNA from Mesorhizobium loti R88b:
CGCGCCGCGCGACACATTGACGATGATGGCGGAGGGCTTCAGGCAGGCGAGTTCCGCCTTGCCGATCAGGCCGCGGGTCTTGTCATTGAGCACGCAATGGAGGGAAACGAAGTCGCAGACACGCAGCATGGCCTGAAGATCGTCGACCTTCTCTATACCTGCGGTATCCATCGTTACGGCACCGACACCGGGATCGAAGCCGAGAACCCGGGCGCGAAACCCTTGGCCTGCCATGCGCGCCATGCTGCGGCCGATCTTGCCGCAGCCAACGAGGCCGAGCGTGGCGCCGGAAATGTCACGCCCCAGCCAGCGTTGCGCGGGCCAGATCCAGCCATCGCTCGACACCGCCGCCGTAATGGCCGGCAGCCGCTTGGCCAGCGCGATCATCAGGGCGAAAGCACCTTCGGCGACAGTCTCCTCGGCATATTCAGGCACGTTGACAACGGGAATGCCGCGCCGCATCGCGGCAGGGATGTCGATGGCATCGACGCCGACGCCATATTTGACGATGCCCTTCAATTTCGGCGCTGCGTCGATCATCCGCGCGGTGATCGGCGTGTAGCACATCAAAAGAAGATCGGCGTCGGCGACCGCGGCGATGAGATCGGCCTCGGGGATGCCATCCGGCAGCGTCAACAGTTCGACGCCTCTCGCCCGCAGACCGGCGTCGATCCCTGGACACTCGAGTTCCCTGTCGGTGCGGACGGCCTTCATGGTCAGGCCGCCAGCACGGCGGCCTCGACAATGTCGAGCGCGCGGTCGAGATCAGTCTTCGAAATGACCAGCGGCGGCGACAGCGTCAGCACATTGCCCTGGCTGATCTTGAAGCTCAGGCCTTGTTCAAGGCACGTGTAGAAGACGCGCTCGGCCAATTCGCGCGCTGGCTGACGCGTGGCGCGATCCTCGACGAGTTCGACGCCGACCATCAGCCCCCTGCCCCTGACATCGCCGACATGAGGCGAGCGCGCCATCAGGTCCTGCATGCGTCCGAGCATATGCCTGCCGAGTTCAGCCGCGCGTTCGACCAGCCCTTCCTCCAGGATGATGTCGATGGTGGTCAGGGCGGCGCGCGTCGTCACCGGGTTCTTCTCATGGGTGTAGTGACCAATGGCGAAGCCACCGGTGACGTCGAGGTCGCGGCGCGCGATGACGGCGGCGATCGGCAAAATGCCGCCGCCCAGCGACTTGCCAAGCACGACGATGTCTGGTGTCACGCCATCATGCTCATGGGCGAAGAACTTTCCGGTCTTGCCGAGACCGGTCGGGATCTCGTCGAAGATCAGCAGCGTGCCGTGCCGGTCGCAGGCCTCGCGCACCCGCTTCCAGAAGCCAGGCGGCGGTGGATTGGGCGTCGCCCGCATCGGCTCGGCGACGACCGCCGCGACATCCTGCTCGCGGCCCAGCACATAGGCTATCATATTGGCGCAAGCGAGCCCCGACGCTTCCAGGGAATCGTGGCCGTATGGACAGCGATAGCCGTCCCATGGCGCGACATGCTCGGTTCCGGTCATCATCGGGCCGGCAATATGTGAGCGGAAGGTCGCCTCGCCGCCGACGCTTGCGGCGCCGAAGCCGGCACCATGAAACGCATCCCAGAACGACACCGTCTTGAAGCGGCCGGTCGCGGCACGCGCGATCTTCAGCGCCACCTCGATGGCGTCAGAGCCGCCGGTGGTGAACAGCACCTTGCCGAGATCGCCGGGCGCCAGTGCCGCCAGCTTTTCCGCCAGTTCGACCGCCGGCTCGCAGGTGAAGCGGCGCGGCGCAAAGCAGAGGTCGTCGAGCTGCTTCTTGATCGCAGCGACCAGTCTGGGATGGCCGTAGCCGAGGTGGTGCACGCTGTTGCCATGGAAATCCATGAAGCGGCGCCCGGCGGTGTCCTCGATCCAGATGCCTTCAGCCTTGGCGATGGTCGAAAGACAGGGGCTGGACAGGCTCTGGTGCATGAAGGCCGCCGCGTCGCGGTCGAGCAGGCCTCGGATGTGGGGATCACTTTGGCCGGCGTCCCAGCGACTGCGTGCGGCCGTCGTGTTGGAATCGCCCTCGGTGTGCACAAGCTCAGATATCGCGGCCATCATGGTCTCCGAAACGCGAATGAGGGAGCGTCGAAACGCCCCCTCGGTTGGTCTGCCAGTTGGTTTGATCCTGTCAGGACCAGGGCAGCGAGAATGTCTTCACATTGGTATAGCTCTTCATCGCCTCGATGACGCCTTCCTTGTAGCCATTGCCCGAATCCTTGATGCCGCCGAAGGGCGACATCTCGATGCGGTAGCCCGGCACTTCCCAGATGTTGACCGTGCCGACCTGAAGGCCGGCAATGTATTTCTGCATGCGCGGAAACGAGTTGGTGCAGACGCCCGACGACAGGCCGAAGGCGGTCGAATTGGACAGTGCGATCAGCGCCTCGTCATCGTCCGGCGCACGCACGATCGGGATGATCGGCCCAAATGTCTCTTCCATCACCAGTTCGGAAGTATGCGGCACGCGGTCGACGACGATTGGCGGCAGCAGCGCACCCTGGCGGCCGGGATTGTAGAGGATGTCGGCGCCCTGCTCGGCGGCCATGTGAACGCGGGCTTCGAAGAGTGCTGCCGCCTTCTCGTGCACGACGGTGCCGAGGTCGGTCGAGCGGTCCATCGGATCACCGAAACGGATTTTTTTTGCCCGCTCCAGCACCATCGGCACGAAACGGTCGGCCACGCTTTCCTGGACAAGGATGCGCTTGACCGCGGTGCAGCGTTGGCCGGAGTTTTTCGTCGCTCCGGCCACTGCCAGGTCCGCCGCCTTCGCCAGATCGTCGTCCGACAAATCATTGAGGATGATCAGCGGATCGTTGCCGCCAAGTTCCAGCACCTGACGCTTGTAGCCGGCGGTGCGGGCGATCATCTTGCCGACCGGTACGCCGCCGGTGAAGGTGATCAGGTCGATATTCTCGTTGGTGATCATCTCGTTGCCGATATCGGCCGGCCAGCCCGTCACCACCGACAGCATTTCCGGCGGCAGGCCGGCTTCGTAGAGAATGTCGGCCAAAAGCAGCGCCGTCATCGGCGTCAGTTCGGTCGGCTTGACCACCACGCAATTGTTGGTGGCGATCGCCGGCGCCACCTTGTGCGAGACCATGTTGAGCGGATGGTTGAACGGGGTGATCGCCGAGATCGCCTTCAGTGGCTCGCGCGTGGTGAAGATCTTACGAGCCTTGCCGTGCGGGGTGAGATCGCAGGAAAATATCTGGCCGTCATCCTGGATGCACATCTGCGCCGACAGCGTGAACACATCATAGGCGCGGCCGACTTCATAGAGCGAGTCGGCCTTGGAGATGCCGAGTTCCAACGTGATGAGATCGGAGATTTCCTCGCGGCGCGACGCCAGTGCTTCAGCCGTGCGAAACAGGATCTGCTGGCGCTCGTAGCGCGTCAGCTTCGACTTGTAGCCGGCGGCGATCTCGAAGGCTTGGCGCGCATGCTCGGCGCGGCCGGCCGGAACGGTGCCGATAACAGTGTCGTTCCAGGGGTAGCGCACCTCGACGACGCCATCGGCATCGACTTTCCTGCCGGCAATGCGCATCGGCTCGTGGCGAACTTTGATGGCAGGGTCAAGCTTGGTCATGTGAGTCTTCCCGGTGCTCAGTGAGCCACATTGATCTTCTATCGGCTAGGCCATCGCGCCTCGGCAATGGCTTCCCCCACTTCTCCCCCTCCGGAGGGAGGAAAGGGAGCCAAGTCTGGCGAGCTCAGCGCCCTTCCTCTCCCCCCGTCGATCGGGGGAGAGGTGGCCCGAAGGGCCGGAGTGGGGGTCGACCAGTGCCATCAAGGACGGCTACCGCCACTCAACTCACCCATCACGCCAACGCCGCCGCCATCGTCGCGTAATAGAACGCGTCGAAATTGCGCAGCGTCGGTTCGTTGGGCAATTCCGGCAGCACGCGGTTGACGATGAACGGCACCTCCTGCTCGGTCAGCCCGCCATGCGAGCGCAGCGGCTCGTTGAGCGCTGCCAGATCATGGCGATGCTCCGAGGTGCCGATCGTCTTGTTCTCGGTCGAGATCAGCACGATGTCGCCGATGCGGTCGGCCGGCAGTTCGAAGCGCTCGCAGGCCGTCGGGCTGTCGACGACCAGCATGATGCCGTCGATCTTTGCCAACTGCGCCATGATGCCGGCCTGATCGGCACCATCAGGCAGATAGGCGGTGGCAAACGAGCCGAGCGCGCCGTGGTGAACGACATAAGGGTCGGTGATCGGCAGGATGACGCGCGC
Protein-coding regions in this window:
- a CDS encoding 2-hydroxyacid dehydrogenase, which translates into the protein MKAVRTDRELECPGIDAGLRARGVELLTLPDGIPEADLIAAVADADLLLMCYTPITARMIDAAPKLKGIVKYGVGVDAIDIPAAMRRGIPVVNVPEYAEETVAEGAFALMIALAKRLPAITAAVSSDGWIWPAQRWLGRDISGATLGLVGCGKIGRSMARMAGQGFRARVLGFDPGVGAVTMDTAGIEKVDDLQAMLRVCDFVSLHCVLNDKTRGLIGKAELACLKPSAIIVNVSRGALIDEVALVEAIVAGRIGGAGLDVYSVEPLARSGHPMSALFDRDNVILFPHLTFFTHEAMRRLEDDTLARCFEILDGRPVTVRSHDPRLRVQTAGVMFS
- the pbfA gene encoding (R)-1-hydroxy-2-aminoethylphosphonate ammonia-lyase, whose translation is MAAISELVHTEGDSNTTAARSRWDAGQSDPHIRGLLDRDAAAFMHQSLSSPCLSTIAKAEGIWIEDTAGRRFMDFHGNSVHHLGYGHPRLVAAIKKQLDDLCFAPRRFTCEPAVELAEKLAALAPGDLGKVLFTTGGSDAIEVALKIARAATGRFKTVSFWDAFHGAGFGAASVGGEATFRSHIAGPMMTGTEHVAPWDGYRCPYGHDSLEASGLACANMIAYVLGREQDVAAVVAEPMRATPNPPPPGFWKRVREACDRHGTLLIFDEIPTGLGKTGKFFAHEHDGVTPDIVVLGKSLGGGILPIAAVIARRDLDVTGGFAIGHYTHEKNPVTTRAALTTIDIILEEGLVERAAELGRHMLGRMQDLMARSPHVGDVRGRGLMVGVELVEDRATRQPARELAERVFYTCLEQGLSFKISQGNVLTLSPPLVISKTDLDRALDIVEAAVLAA
- the phnY gene encoding phosphonoacetaldehyde dehydrogenase → MTKLDPAIKVRHEPMRIAGRKVDADGVVEVRYPWNDTVIGTVPAGRAEHARQAFEIAAGYKSKLTRYERQQILFRTAEALASRREEISDLITLELGISKADSLYEVGRAYDVFTLSAQMCIQDDGQIFSCDLTPHGKARKIFTTREPLKAISAITPFNHPLNMVSHKVAPAIATNNCVVVKPTELTPMTALLLADILYEAGLPPEMLSVVTGWPADIGNEMITNENIDLITFTGGVPVGKMIARTAGYKRQVLELGGNDPLIILNDLSDDDLAKAADLAVAGATKNSGQRCTAVKRILVQESVADRFVPMVLERAKKIRFGDPMDRSTDLGTVVHEKAAALFEARVHMAAEQGADILYNPGRQGALLPPIVVDRVPHTSELVMEETFGPIIPIVRAPDDDEALIALSNSTAFGLSSGVCTNSFPRMQKYIAGLQVGTVNIWEVPGYRIEMSPFGGIKDSGNGYKEGVIEAMKSYTNVKTFSLPWS